AGCGGGACTTGATCAAGACCAGACTCGTTGCAGGCAGAGAAATTGGGAGGTGAGACTCTCCCGGCGGCGCTGCCGagaccccaccctcaccccccaagACTCGGGGCTACGAGTAGTTTGGGCGCATTGCCCCCACCACAGATTTCACCCTGGAGATTTTAAAGACCCTCGAGAAAAGCCATGTGGGGGGCTGGTTCCCCTGGGGCTTCCTCCCGTCCCCCGACTGCCTGATCCTCTGGAGTGTCCCCGACGTCTGCAAAGATGTGGATTTGGACGTCCTCGTGGAAGCCTTGAAGCCTGTGGGGACCTTTAAGAAGATCGGCAAGGTGTTTCGCCGGGAGGAGGACTCCACAGTGGGAATGCTGCAGATCGGGGAGGACGTGGACTATTTGCTCATCCCCCGCGAAGTCCGGCTGGCGGGAGGCGTCTGGAGGGTCATCTCGAAGCCCGCCACCAAGGAGGCGGAATTTCGGGAGCGGCTGATCCAGTTTCTGGAGGAAGAAGGCCGCACCCTGGAGGATGTGGCCCGCATCATTGAGAAGAGCACCCCGCATCCAccccaaccccccaaaaaacccaaggGGCCCCGGATGAGGAGAGTCCAGCAGATGGTGACCCCACCTCCCCGGCTGGTCGTGGGCACTTATGACAGCAGCAACGCCAGTGACAGCGAGTTCAGCGACTTCGAGACCTCCAGAGACAAGGGTGACAAGGGCCACAAAGGCACAGGGCATGGCAGGAAGGTGCGCAAAATGCCTGTCAGTTACCTGGGCAGCAAATTCCTTGGGAGCGACCTGGAGAGCGAGGATGATGAGGAACTGGTGGAGGCCTTCCTCCGGCGAGGGGAGAAGAAGCCCAGCGTGCCGCCAGCCCGCCGCCGGGTGAACCTGCCAGTGCCCATGTTTGAGGACAACCCGGTGCCCCAGCTGTCCAAAGCGGACAGGTGGCGGGAGTATGTCAGCCAGGTGTCCTGGGGGAAGCTGAAGCGGAGGGTGAAGGGCTGGGCACCGAGGTCCAGCCCAGGGGTGGGTGAAGCCTGGCAGGCCTCTACCAGGTTGGAGAGGGATGGTGCATCAGTGCCACGCAGCGCCAGCCTGGGGGATAATGTGGGAAATGCAGGAGATGGGCCCGTGCCTGAGAGCCCTCCAAGACGGTGGAGGCCTAAGATCAACTGGGCCTCATTCCGGCGTCGCAGGAGAGAGGAAGCAGCAGCCAGAGTTCAGGGGGCAGAGGCTATAGATGAGCAGAGAGTGGAGGCTGTAGATAATCAGAGGGTGGAGGCTGTAGATAACCAAAGAGCAGGGGCCATAGCTGTCCAGGGGGCAGAGGCTCTGGACAATCAGAGGGCAGAGGCCATAGCTGTCCAGGGGGCAGAGGCTCTGGACAATCAGAGGGCAGAGGCCCCAGCTGTCCAGAGGGTAGAGGCTCTGGACAATCAGAGGGCAGAGGCCTCAGCTGTCCAGAGGGTAGAGGATGCAGATAATCAGAGGGCAGAGGCACCAGATGTCCAGGGAGCAGAGGCTGTATCTGATGGGGCAGAGGCCATATCTGACCAGAGGGCAGAAGCTGCAAATAATCAGAGGGCAGAGACCCCAGCTGTCCAGGGAGTTGAATCCTCAGCTGCTGGGAGGGCCCCAGGGGTCACCCCAGGATCTAGGACCCGGAAACAGGTCAAGACAGTGAGGTTCCAGACCCCTGGACGCTTTTCATGGTTTCGAAAGCGCCGGAGAGCCTTCTGGCACACTCCCCGGTTGCCCACCCTGCCCAAGAGAGTCCCCAGGGCAGGCGGGGCTAGGAGCCTCAGGGTCCTGAGGGCTGAGGCCAGAGCAGAGGCAGAGCACGGAGAGCAGGAAGACCAGCTGTGAGGTGAGGGCAGGGGGGCCACAGAGGACCTCGCCACCTGCCACGGTATGGGCCACTCAGGGTGCGTCCCTAACTCCGACACTTGGACAGAGATGCTATCTCCACACTTGAAAATGGAGGTACAGCAAGGGCCTGGCAGTGCCCCGCACATCTCCATCTAAcacccctctttctttttttttttttaaaattgtatctctcatgcattgatttaattttttttcacgtggcttgtgggatcttaattcccggaccagggattgaacctgggcccggcagtgaaagtgccaaatcctaactactggaccgccagggaattccccatgcattgatttttaaaatatagactctTTATAGTAACCCAAGGAATGTAAATAAAGAAACCCATACAACGGGTTCGCATCGCCCATGATTTTAACTTCTTCATATGCAATTCTAGGTGCTCAGCTTGAAAAAGGGAGAGAGGTGAGGGAGAaattccttcctcttctcctttttcttcgcCCTTTCGCCTGCACACTTAAACTCACTGCCTCCTGGAACTTAAAAAGAGGGCGCAGGTCAAC
This region of Balaenoptera acutorostrata chromosome 19, mBalAcu1.1, whole genome shotgun sequence genomic DNA includes:
- the CCDC8 gene encoding coiled-coil domain-containing protein 8, producing MLQIGEDVDYLLIPREVRLAGGVWRVISKPATKEAEFRERLIQFLEEEGRTLEDVARIIEKSTPHPPQPPKKPKGPRMRRVQQMVTPPPRLVVGTYDSSNASDSEFSDFETSRDKGDKGHKGTGHGRKVRKMPVSYLGSKFLGSDLESEDDEELVEAFLRRGEKKPSVPPARRRVNLPVPMFEDNPVPQLSKADRWREYVSQVSWGKLKRRVKGWAPRSSPGVGEAWQASTRLERDGASVPRSASLGDNVGNAGDGPVPESPPRRWRPKINWASFRRRRREEAAARVQGAEAIDEQRVEAVDNQRVEAVDNQRAGAIAVQGAEALDNQRAEAIAVQGAEALDNQRAEAPAVQRVEALDNQRAEASAVQRVEDADNQRAEAPDVQGAEAVSDGAEAISDQRAEAANNQRAETPAVQGVESSAAGRAPGVTPGSRTRKQVKTVRFQTPGRFSWFRKRRRAFWHTPRLPTLPKRVPRAGGARSLRVLRAEARAEAEHGEQEDQL